The Geobacter metallireducens GS-15 region GCCGCTGCGGACCCTCATCGGGCAGTGCCTGGACTGGCGGGAGAAGTTCGGCGACATTACGATTGTCTACGGCGCCCGCACCGAGGGGGATCTGGTCTACAAGCGGGAGCTCACGGAGTGGGAAGAGCGCAGCGACGTGCGGCTCGTGAAGACCGTGGACCCCGGCGGGAACTCACCCGACTGGGACGGCAAGGTCGGCTTTGTCCCCACGATCCTGGAAGAGGCGGCTCCCGCGGCGGACAACACCATCGCCCTTGTGTGCGGCCCCCCCATCATGATCAAGTTCACCCTGCCGGTGCTGGAGAAGCTCGGTTTCAGTGACAACGCCATCTACACCACCCTGGAAAACCGGATGAAGTGCGGCCTCGGCAAGTGCGGCCGCTGCAACGTAGGGAACGTCTATGTCTGCAAGGACGGCCCGGTCTTCACTGCCGCTCAGGTCAAGGCCATGCCCCAGGAGTTCTGAAACCTCCCATCACCCTCACCTCTCAGCAGCCGGCA contains the following coding sequences:
- a CDS encoding FAD/NAD(P)-binding protein, translated to MCDHSKNIYLPQLATIKEIVDETADIRTFRLEFQDETVRENFTFRAGQFAEYSAFGAGEATFCIASAPTRKGYIECCFRAVGRVTEALRQLEVGDAIGVRGPYGNSFPIEEFFGRNLVFVAGGIALPPLRTLIGQCLDWREKFGDITIVYGARTEGDLVYKRELTEWEERSDVRLVKTVDPGGNSPDWDGKVGFVPTILEEAAPAADNTIALVCGPPIMIKFTLPVLEKLGFSDNAIYTTLENRMKCGLGKCGRCNVGNVYVCKDGPVFTAAQVKAMPQEF